In the genome of Luteitalea pratensis, the window CCTGCAGACGGGGGACATCCTCCTCTCCGTGGATGGAGAAGCGGCGGAAAACCTGCCGTCAGTCATCTACAACTTCCGGCTCCGCGACTCGACCGAAAAGGTGAAAGTGGCAGTGCTGCGCGGCACGACGGAACACACGTTCAGCGTCACTCCCGTGGAGCAGACGAGCGCGTTCGACTCCATGGCGGCGCTCGCCGATCCGGAGAAGAACCTGGTGGCCGAGCTCGGCATCCTCGGCATCGAGATCGATCCGCGGGCCGTGCCCGCGGGCAGCGGCCTGCGGGAACCGTACGGGATCGTCGTGGCTGCGCGGGCATCCGGTGCGAGGAGCGAGGTGCCGTTGGCACCAAGGGACGTCATCCGCAGCATCAACGGCACGAAGACGTTCACGCTCTATCAATTGCGGACCGCATTGCAGGCGCTCAAGCGTGGCGCGCCCGTGACCTTGCAAGTACAGCGCGAGAGTCGGTTGGTGTACGTCGCCTTCACGTACGAGTGAGGCGGGGCGCAGGTATCACGAGGTCTCGATGGTCGAGACCTCGGTCAGCGCCGAGAGCGCGGCGAGGCTGACGTTGCCGCCGCTGAGGATGGCGACTACGGGGCCCTCTCGGGCCCAGTCAGCCAACCGCGGGAGCACGCCGGCGACCGATGTCGCGCCGCTCGGTTCGATGGCAATCCTGGCGCTGTCCCACAGCAGGCGAGCCGCGTCCACGATCTGGGCGTCAGACACGGTGACGACCTCGTCGACGAACGCCTGCACGTGCAGGAAGTTGAGCGCACCGGGCCGCACCGCCATCAGTCCGTCGGCGATGCTCTTGACCGCAGGCAGCGTGACCGGCATCCCCGCAGCGAGCGACGTCGACATCTTCGCCGCACCCTCGGGTTCGACGCCGATGACGCGAATCGACGGGTCGCTCAGCTTCACGGCCGCGGCAACCCCCGAGATCAATCCGCCGCCACCCACGGGGGCGACGACCGTCCGCAAGCCGGGTACCTGCGCCACCAGTTCGAGGCCAGCCGTGCCCTGTCCCTCGATGATCGGCAGGGAATCGAAGGGCGGCACGATGAGCAGCCCGCGCTCGTCCGCGAGGACCTCGGCACGGGCCTGCCGGTGCACCGTCGTGGTGCCGGCAAACTGCACCTCGGCTCCCCATCGGCGAGCGCCGTCGACCTTCACGGCCGGCGCCGTCTCCGGCATCACGATGACGGCCGGAATGCCGAAGCGCTGAGCAGCAAAGGCCACCGCCTGGCCATGATTGCCCGACGAATATGTGACGACACCGCGGCTGCGCTGCGCCTCGGTCAGGCGGGCGAGGTAGTTGTAGGCACCGCGGATCTTGAAGGCGCCGATCGGCTGCATCTGCTCGCACTTGACGTGCAGCGGCAGCAACGGCGCCAGGTCGAGCACCGGTGTGCGTCGGGCAATGCCTTCGATACGAAGGGCGGCAGCGCGGATGCCCTCGAGTGTCGCGAGCACGACTAGTTGGCCCCTTTCTTCGCGCGCGGCTGCGCGAACTGGTCGCCGGGCTTGTAGGCCGGCATCCGTGGCAGTGCCGCGATCCGCCATCCAAGTTCGGCCAGCAACTGGGTGTCCTCCACCGCGCCGGTCCAGTCCCAGTCGGGCGAAATTTCGTCGGACGGCTGGTGGTAGCGCGTCGCGTTGTACGCCTCCGAGATCTCGCGAGCCTTTGCCGCGCGCGGACCGCGGAAGCCGGATGCGTCGCCGAGTGTCAGCGAGAACGCGGGCACGCCGGCCTTGGCAAGCGGGAAGTGATCTGATCTGAAGAAGTAGCCGCGCTCCGGGTGCTCGTCCACGCCCGGCGCACGCTTCTGCTGCCGCGCGACCTCCTCGACCAGGCCGAACGCATCGGTCCGATCCGCACCGAGCAGCACGAACGTGGAGGACGAACCGTAGACGTTCATGCTGTCCATGTTCAGGTTCGCGGCGATGCGATCGATGGGGAACGGCGCGTGCTGCGCGAAGTATTCGGAGCCGAGCAGGCCGCGCTCCTCCGCCGTCGGCGCGAGGAAGTACACCGTGCGTCCGGGACGGACGCTGGCGGCCGCATAGGTCCGGGCGAGTTCGAGCAGGGCGGCAACGCCGGACGCGTTGTCGCGGGCGCCGTTCCAGATCCCGTCAGATCCGTCGCTCGTCTCGCGACGACCCATGTGGTCGTAGTGTGAGGAAAAGACGATCGCTTCGTCCGTGCGCTGGCCCGGGAACTTCGCGATCACGTTCGGCGACGTCTTGCGCACCGTTTTCTGCTGTACGCGCAGGGACACCGTCACTCCGAGTGGCACGGCCCTGGCGCCTCGCGTCAGCGCACGCTTTCGCAACGCTGCCAGGTCGTGGCCGCCGATCGCCGCAAGCGCTGTCGAGGCGTCCTCGGTCAGCCAGGCCTTCAGTTGCAGCGCCGGTGTGCCCGGTGCCGAGGGCACGAACACTTGCTCGCCGACGGTGGTCGACAGCACGACGCCGAACGGGTAGGTCGCCGACGCGTCCGTGTGGATGAGGATGGCGCCGGCCGCACCCTGCCGCAGCGCTTCCTCGTACTTGTACGTCCAGCGGCCGTAATACGTGAGCGCCTTGCCGCCGAACAGCGCCGGCTCGGTGGGTGTGGCTGGCGGGTCGTTGACCATGGCCATCACCACCTTGCCCTTCACGTCGGCGCCAGCGTAGTCGTTCCAGTCGAACTCGGGGGCCACGATGCCATGCCCCACGAACACGACCTCGGCATCCAGTGACACCGACGCCGCATCCACCGAGGCCAGCAGCGACAGGTCCTTGCCCATCGTGAAGGCGCGCGTTCCGCCCGAGCCCCTGGCCTCGAGCGTCGTGGCGTCGCGATCGACGGTGGCCTCGACGATCGGCACCGGCTGGTACCAGGTGCCGTCCTTGGCGCCCGGCTCGAGGCCGAGTAGCGCGAACTGCGTCGCGATGTATCGTGCGGCGAGATCGCCACCTCGCGAACCGGGCGCACGCCCTTCGTACAGATCGTCGGCGAGCAGCGTCGCATGCGCGACGATTCGTGCGGCGCTGACCGACGCAAGATCGAGCCCGCTCGCCGCCGGCGCCTGGGCCGCCGGACGCAACGCGAGCGGCGCCAGCACCATCACTGCGACCACACTCGCGGCGGCAGCCGCGGTTCTCCACGCGATGACACGAAACATGTCGTGATTGTACGAGAGCGAAGAGTTGGGGGCTCCGGCCTTCGGCGTTCGGGACGTGGGAGTCGGGAGTCGGGAGTGGGGAGGCTTGAGGCGGGTCAGCCTTCCTTCGACAGACCGACGGTTGGCGGTGATGGTCGCCAGGTTGCCGGGCTGCGGAAAGCGTCGCGATGCAGCGCGGGAATCGCTGCAGCAAGAAGCATGGCGGCGGCAAGTGTCATCGCGTGGATACGCGCCGTCGGGGCGTGGAGTCGCAGCAGGACGGCCTCCAACGCCAGGAGCCCGGCCACACCGACGATGGTCAGAACGAAGACGCCCTTCCAGACCCATGCCCGGCCGATTGGGCGCGAGGATAGATACCCGACGACCCCGACAGCGATGACAATGGCTCCGAGCAGGGGCCCATACCGGCTCAGCAGACCGCCGGAGTCCTTCACGACCTTCTCCGCGGTCCGACCGAAACCCAATGCAAGCACGCTGAGAATGTAGAGCGACCAGAATGCTCGGCGGGTAGGTGTCATGTGGCTCCTTGCAAGAGTACGGTGTCATGCGAGGCACGATGATGACGACGCCGACGTCAGGCGCCTGGTGCAGGCGGTAAGCGTTAAGCGTTAAGCGTTAGACTCTCCTCGATGCGTCTCGCCTGCCGTGCCCTGTTAGCCGTGAGTGTCTGCTTACTTGTCTGTCCCGCTGGCGCATTGGCACAGCCGGCCACACTCCCTGGCCCCTTCGTGCTCGACGCGCGTGGCGCATTCAGTACGGTCGGGCGCTCCGAGGAACTGGCTGCCCCGAGGGGCCTGACTTCCGGTGAGTTGCCCAAGAAGGTGCTGGGGCTGGACGTGGGAGCACATTTCTACCCGCTGCGGCGCAAGGTGACCGTGGGCCTGGGCGCGTCACTGTTGATGGTCGGGGGCACCCAGACGCCTGGTCCGCCGGAAGAAGGCGCCGTCGACGCGCCGGTCACGCCCGGCGAGTTCCGGGTCCGCGCCATCGTGCCGCAGGTGTCGCTGAACTTCGGGTCAGGCCGCGGCTGGAGCTATCTCGGGGGAGGGCTGGGGTTCTCGCAGATGAAGGCCGGCCGGGCCGAGTCGGATCTCGAGTACAGCCCACAGCTGCTGACGCTCAACGTCGGCGGCGGCGCCCGCTGGTTCGTCAGCGAGCATATCGCCTTCAACATCGAAGGCCGCTACTACCGCCTTGCCGCGAAGGACCTCGAAGCCGGCTACGTCGGCAACCCGGTCGTGACGATGTTCGTGCTCGCCGCGGGGCTCAGCTTCAAATAGGAGGCGAGGACGGAATCCCTGCCTCGCCTCACGTAGGCTGCAGGCTGCAGCCTGTAGCCTACCTACGAGTCGTGGTGTTCCTGTTCCTGTCGCGCCAGGCGCCCGCGGCGCAACTCCTCGAACAACCGCGGGATGTTGCCCGACACCGATCGCAGCGACGGGGCCCAGCCGAGGGCGTGCGCCCGCGGGCTCCGCACGCGCTGGTCGAGCGCGAGTGCGTCGGCGTACGCGCCCGTCTTGGCGCGCGCCTCGGCCAGGGGCACGAACCGGATGTCCGGCGGATGCGGCCGATGCGCCGCGATGGCGTCGGCGATGGTCCGGACCTGTTCGTCCGCCTCGTCGGTGCCATGGAACACGCCGCGGCCGTCCTTGCTCGCGAGCACACGCACGTAGAGGTCGGCCAGGTCGCGGTCGTACACCAGCGGCCAGTGGTTCTCACCGGACCCGACGATACGCATCAGCCCGTTTTCAGCCGACGCAAGCATATCGGCGACGATGCCGCGAGCGCCGCCGTAGACGATCCCGGGACGGATCACGGCAGTTCGGAGCTGAGCAGTGGCAGCGGAGAGCACCAACTGCTCATGGGCGGGACGCCACGCGGCGAGGCCCGTCGGAGCCAGGGGCGCCGATTCGTCGGCCGGCTCAGGCGTGGCGCCGAGGACCCAGATGACCGACGTATAGATCAGGGACGCGGGCCCACGCTCGCCGGCATGGCGTGCCAGGTCGATGAGTGCGTCGAGGGCGATACGTTCGATCTCGACGCTCTTGGCCGACGTCTCGAAGCCCGCGTG includes:
- a CDS encoding threonine ammonia-lyase translates to MLATLEGIRAAALRIEGIARRTPVLDLAPLLPLHVKCEQMQPIGAFKIRGAYNYLARLTEAQRSRGVVTYSSGNHGQAVAFAAQRFGIPAVIVMPETAPAVKVDGARRWGAEVQFAGTTTVHRQARAEVLADERGLLIVPPFDSLPIIEGQGTAGLELVAQVPGLRTVVAPVGGGGLISGVAAAVKLSDPSIRVIGVEPEGAAKMSTSLAAGMPVTLPAVKSIADGLMAVRPGALNFLHVQAFVDEVVTVSDAQIVDAARLLWDSARIAIEPSGATSVAGVLPRLADWAREGPVVAILSGGNVSLAALSALTEVSTIETS
- a CDS encoding M28 family peptidase, with the protein product MFRVIAWRTAAAAASVVAVMVLAPLALRPAAQAPAASGLDLASVSAARIVAHATLLADDLYEGRAPGSRGGDLAARYIATQFALLGLEPGAKDGTWYQPVPIVEATVDRDATTLEARGSGGTRAFTMGKDLSLLASVDAASVSLDAEVVFVGHGIVAPEFDWNDYAGADVKGKVVMAMVNDPPATPTEPALFGGKALTYYGRWTYKYEEALRQGAAGAILIHTDASATYPFGVVLSTTVGEQVFVPSAPGTPALQLKAWLTEDASTALAAIGGHDLAALRKRALTRGARAVPLGVTVSLRVQQKTVRKTSPNVIAKFPGQRTDEAIVFSSHYDHMGRRETSDGSDGIWNGARDNASGVAALLELARTYAAASVRPGRTVYFLAPTAEERGLLGSEYFAQHAPFPIDRIAANLNMDSMNVYGSSSTFVLLGADRTDAFGLVEEVARQQKRAPGVDEHPERGYFFRSDHFPLAKAGVPAFSLTLGDASGFRGPRAAKAREISEAYNATRYHQPSDEISPDWDWTGAVEDTQLLAELGWRIAALPRMPAYKPGDQFAQPRAKKGAN
- a CDS encoding outer membrane protein, producing MSVCLLVCPAGALAQPATLPGPFVLDARGAFSTVGRSEELAAPRGLTSGELPKKVLGLDVGAHFYPLRRKVTVGLGASLLMVGGTQTPGPPEEGAVDAPVTPGEFRVRAIVPQVSLNFGSGRGWSYLGGGLGFSQMKAGRAESDLEYSPQLLTLNVGGGARWFVSEHIAFNIEGRYYRLAAKDLEAGYVGNPVVTMFVLAAGLSFK
- a CDS encoding NAD-dependent epimerase/dehydratase family protein is translated as MRVFVTGATGYVGTAVVDALQRASHDVVALVRHQEKARRLADRGIDTAVGTLGNPNMWRQQASTCDGFIHAGFETSAKSVEIERIALDALIDLARHAGERGPASLIYTSVIWVLGATPEPADESAPLAPTGLAAWRPAHEQLVLSAATAQLRTAVIRPGIVYGGARGIVADMLASAENGLMRIVGSGENHWPLVYDRDLADLYVRVLASKDGRGVFHGTDEADEQVRTIADAIAAHRPHPPDIRFVPLAEARAKTGAYADALALDQRVRSPRAHALGWAPSLRSVSGNIPRLFEELRRGRLARQEQEHHDS